One window of the Sparus aurata chromosome 7, fSpaAur1.1, whole genome shotgun sequence genome contains the following:
- the nemp1 gene encoding nuclear envelope integral membrane protein 1 isoform X1 → MAGCMKIINGFISESAKLMFFMVLFTSLPQTSQQATGNKPSVFDLEDGETYILSGSNRFCYKNSVVPTWRQTWTRIQVKVWSSNVFKMVIVEGEEELKELDRFSFWGWFQSLLRERHNETSINISLFSKKTCFKIEPADKTTYTVKPLRKFDIYLFLVFLAGMMLFIFADSLSRSQIFFYSAGMSTGMIASLIILFFILARFLPKKSPFYVLIVGGWSFSLYAIQLVCRNLSVILQEHWHVALGYVAVVGFISFAVCYRYGPLVDEKNINILSWTLQLFGLLLVYLGIQIQQVAFAIIVAALFSKNLEYPFLMVVAAWRKMRRFLNWKPEPRRLLTEEEYQKEGEEETRRALDELRKHCNSPEFSPWRAVSRLQSPKRFADFIEGSPHLMPNEVSVHVQEYGFGGSFFEDEFFDTDDEEDEIKPMMKPE, encoded by the exons ATGGCGGGATGCATGAAAATTATAAACGGTTTCATTTCTGAAAGTGccaaattaatgttttttatggTGCTCTTTACCAGTTTACCTCAAACCTCACAACAAGCTACGG GTAACAAACCTTCAGTATTCGATCTCGAGGATGGAGAGACCTATATCCTGTCAGGGTCCAACAGGTTCTGTTATAAAAACTCTGTAGTACCAACCTGGAGGCAGACATGGACAAGAATTCAG GTCAAAGTATGGAGCTCAAATGTGTTTAAGATGGTAATTGTGGAAGGTGAGGAGGAGCTGAAAGAGCTGGACCGCTTCAGTTTCTGGGGCTGGTTCCAGAGCTTGCTACGCGAGCGGCACAATGAAACCTCTATTAACATCAGTCTGTTCAGCAAGAAGACGTGCTTCAAGATCGAGCCTGCTGACAAAACTACGTACACTGTCAAGCCCCTTCGAA AGTTTGATATCTATTTGTTTTTGGTCTTCCTGGCCGGAATGATGTTGTTCATCTTTGCAGACTCACTCAGCAG GAGTCAAATCTTCTTCTACTCTGCTGGTATGAGCACCGGCATGATCGCGTCTCTCATCATCctctttttcattttggcaCGCTTTTTGCCAAAA AAAAGCCCTTTTTATGTGTTGATTGTTGGCGGCTGGTCGTTTTCTCTTTACGCCATCCAACTTGTCTGCAGGAATCTCAGCGTAATTCTGCAAGAACACTGGCATGTGGCATTAG GTTATGTAGCAGTGGTGGGATTCATCAGTTTTGCTGTGTGTTACCGTTACGGTCCTCTTGTGGATGAGAAGAACATCAACATCTTGTCGTGGACGCTGCAGCTGTTTGGGCTGCTTCTAGTTTATTTGGGGATTCAAATTCAGCAAGTCGCCTTCGCCATCATAGTGGCAGCGTTGTTCTCCAAAAATCTGGAGTATCCATTCTTAATGGTAGTTGCTGCATGGAG GAAAATGAGACGTTTTTTAAACTGGAAGCCGGAGCCACGTCGCCTGTTAACCGAGGAGGAGTAtcagaaggagggagaggaagagactcGGCGTGCACTGGATGAGCTCAGGAAGCACTGTAACAGTCCAGAATTCAGCCCGTGGAGGGCGGTGTCCAGGCTTCAGTCTCCGAAAAG GTTTGCAGATTTCATTGAAGGGTCTCCTCACCTGATGCCAAATGAGGTGTCTGTCCACGTGCAGGAATATGGCTTTGGAGGATCTTTTTTTGAGGATGAATTTTTTGACACAGACGACGAGGAAGACGAAATCAAGCCTATGATGAAACCAGAGTGA
- the nemp1 gene encoding nuclear envelope integral membrane protein 1 isoform X2 encodes MAGCMKIINGFISESAKLMFFMVLFTSLPQTSQQATGNKPSVFDLEDGETYILSGSNRFCYKNSVVPTWRQTWTRIQVKVWSSNVFKMVIVEGEEELKELDRFSFWGWFQSLLRERHNETSINISLFSKKTCFKIEPADKTTYTVKPLRKFDIYLFLVFLAGMMLFIFADSLSRSQIFFYSAGMSTGMIASLIILFFILARFLPKKSPFYVLIVGGWSFSLYAIQLVCRNLSVILQEHWHVALGYVAVVGFISFAVCYRYGPLVDEKNINILSWTLQLFGLLLVYLGIQIQQVAFAIIVAALFSKNLEYPFLMVVAAWRKMRRFLNWKPEPRRLLTEEEYQKEGEEETRRALDELRKHCNSPEFSPWRAVSRLQSPKREFL; translated from the exons ATGGCGGGATGCATGAAAATTATAAACGGTTTCATTTCTGAAAGTGccaaattaatgttttttatggTGCTCTTTACCAGTTTACCTCAAACCTCACAACAAGCTACGG GTAACAAACCTTCAGTATTCGATCTCGAGGATGGAGAGACCTATATCCTGTCAGGGTCCAACAGGTTCTGTTATAAAAACTCTGTAGTACCAACCTGGAGGCAGACATGGACAAGAATTCAG GTCAAAGTATGGAGCTCAAATGTGTTTAAGATGGTAATTGTGGAAGGTGAGGAGGAGCTGAAAGAGCTGGACCGCTTCAGTTTCTGGGGCTGGTTCCAGAGCTTGCTACGCGAGCGGCACAATGAAACCTCTATTAACATCAGTCTGTTCAGCAAGAAGACGTGCTTCAAGATCGAGCCTGCTGACAAAACTACGTACACTGTCAAGCCCCTTCGAA AGTTTGATATCTATTTGTTTTTGGTCTTCCTGGCCGGAATGATGTTGTTCATCTTTGCAGACTCACTCAGCAG GAGTCAAATCTTCTTCTACTCTGCTGGTATGAGCACCGGCATGATCGCGTCTCTCATCATCctctttttcattttggcaCGCTTTTTGCCAAAA AAAAGCCCTTTTTATGTGTTGATTGTTGGCGGCTGGTCGTTTTCTCTTTACGCCATCCAACTTGTCTGCAGGAATCTCAGCGTAATTCTGCAAGAACACTGGCATGTGGCATTAG GTTATGTAGCAGTGGTGGGATTCATCAGTTTTGCTGTGTGTTACCGTTACGGTCCTCTTGTGGATGAGAAGAACATCAACATCTTGTCGTGGACGCTGCAGCTGTTTGGGCTGCTTCTAGTTTATTTGGGGATTCAAATTCAGCAAGTCGCCTTCGCCATCATAGTGGCAGCGTTGTTCTCCAAAAATCTGGAGTATCCATTCTTAATGGTAGTTGCTGCATGGAG GAAAATGAGACGTTTTTTAAACTGGAAGCCGGAGCCACGTCGCCTGTTAACCGAGGAGGAGTAtcagaaggagggagaggaagagactcGGCGTGCACTGGATGAGCTCAGGAAGCACTGTAACAGTCCAGAATTCAGCCCGTGGAGGGCGGTGTCCAGGCTTCAGTCTCCGAAAAG GGAGTTCTTGTAA
- the ormdl2 gene encoding ORM1-like protein 2: protein MNVGVAHSEVNPNTRVMNSRGIWLTYMLLTVVLHIVLLSIPFFTVPLVWTLTNVIHNLVMYLFLHTVKGTPFETPDQGKARLLTHWEQMDYGVQFTSSRKFLTISPIVLYILASFYTKYDPTHFFINTGSLLSVLLPKLPQFHGVRIFGINKY from the exons ATGAATGTGGGCGTAGCTCACAGCGAGGTGAATCCCAACACGAGGGTCATGAACAGCAGAGGGATATGGCTCACCTACATGCTGCTGACCGTCGTGTTGCACATCGTCCTGCTCAGCATTCCTTTCTTCACTGTGCCGCTCGTCTGGACCCTTACAAACGTCATCCACAACCTG GTGATGTACCTGTTCCTACACACAGTGAAGGGCACTCCTTTTGAGACACCAGACCAAGGCAAAGCTCGTCTGCTCACACACTGGGAGCAGATGGACTACGGTGTCCAGTTCACATCTTCGCGCAAATTCCTCACCATCTCACCAATTGTTCT gtatATTCTCGCCAGTTTCTACACAAAATATGATCCCACACATTTCTTCATCAACACAGGCTCCCTCCTTAGCGTCCTCCTCCCAAAGTTGCCTCAGTTTCATGGAGTACGGATATTTGGGATCAACAAATACTGA